The following proteins are co-located in the Microbulbifer sp. VAAF005 genome:
- a CDS encoding DUF6629 family protein, whose translation MCFSATASFGSATLLLVGGALCTAHAIKNDKTYLLLAITPILFALQQATEGVVWIGHNENLFTLTALSSILFLFFAFFFWLTWIPIVAYSLETKTWKRVFFIALIIIGFVFGLYLWIPVLLETGPRHLIQTDVCGHSLCYKVSGGGLLSVIARDIIYASLGVLFLLSSDCLFRKFWALVMLFGLITFFTQKETWVSTWCFFAAISTLWIYFLIINNHKSKTRKQVS comes from the coding sequence ATGTGTTTTTCAGCCACAGCTTCATTCGGATCAGCAACACTGCTTCTTGTCGGCGGAGCTTTATGTACAGCACATGCGATAAAAAATGATAAAACTTATTTATTACTCGCGATCACTCCTATCCTTTTTGCCCTGCAACAAGCGACTGAAGGCGTTGTATGGATTGGGCACAATGAGAATTTATTCACATTGACAGCATTATCTTCCATTTTGTTTTTATTTTTTGCCTTCTTTTTTTGGCTTACCTGGATACCAATCGTAGCCTATAGCCTAGAAACAAAAACATGGAAAAGAGTTTTTTTTATCGCATTGATAATTATAGGCTTTGTTTTCGGCTTATATCTCTGGATACCAGTTCTACTAGAAACAGGACCAAGGCACCTAATACAAACAGATGTATGTGGACATAGCCTTTGCTATAAAGTATCCGGTGGCGGCTTATTATCCGTTATAGCACGAGATATTATTTATGCCTCACTCGGTGTTTTATTCTTATTGTCCAGCGACTGTCTATTTAGAAAGTTTTGGGCGCTTGTCATGCTATTCGGACTTATCACCTTCTTCACTCAGAAGGAAACATGGGTATCAACTTGGTGTTTCTTTGCTGCGATATCGACTTTATGGATTTATTTTCTAATAATAAACAATCACAAATCAAAGACAAGAAAACAAGTCTCATAA